A genomic region of Salvelinus namaycush isolate Seneca chromosome 7, SaNama_1.0, whole genome shotgun sequence contains the following coding sequences:
- the LOC120050825 gene encoding sodium/myo-inositol cotransporter-like, producing MEAADIVVVVLYFILVLAIGFFAMMKANRSTVSGYFLAGRSMNWAMIGASLFVSNIGSEHFIGLAGSGAASGFGVAAWEFNALLLLQLLGWVFIPVYIHSGVYTMPEYLAKRFGGRRLKVYFAALSLLLYIFTKLSVDLYSGALFIQESLGWNLYLSIILLITVTALLTVTGGLVAVIYTDTLQAFLMIGGALCLTAISLVKVGGLEGVRTKYMEARPNITAILASSNFTYIPSCHVEPKPDSLRILRGPLDKDLPWPGFLLGQTPASIWYWCADQVIVQRVLAARSISHAKGSTLMAGFLKILPMFIIVIPGMISRILFADELACISPEHCMEVCGSRAGCSNVAYPRLVMSIMPVGLRGLMMAVMIAALMSDLDSIFNSASTIFTLDIYKMARERASSRELMVVGRVFVVFMVVISIAWVPVIIEMQGGQMFYYIQEVSDYLTPPIAALFLLGVLWRRCNETGAFWGGIVGFALGATRLMLAFVYREPHCDEPDERPSFVKDVHFMYVAAGLFWITVLVAVVVSLCTPPPSIEQVRTTTFWGLRQRNTTLNIERDEEEMSKLNPQTKTHVNGNGCMDNETPKDLHNGVNGVEALSYMESPSNLQNGGHPTFSSTGMAVDQEKPWVVCCGGEKGRCVRVLEWFCGFKEEQAKTRPRSAEEEERLLQEMLQETPRTRLILNMGLVLVCSVGVFLFIYFSL from the coding sequence ATGGAGGCGGCGGACATCGTTGTAGTGGTGCTGTACTTCATCCTGGTCCTTGCCATTGGCTTCTTCGCCATGATGAAAGCCAATCGGAGCACTGTGAGCGGTTACTTCCTAGCCGGCCGATCAATGAACTGGGCTATGATTGGTGCCTCTCTGTTCGTCAGCAACATTGGCAGCGAGCATTTCATTGGCCTTGCAGGGTCCGGGGCGGCCAGCGGGTTCGGAGTCGCCGCATGGGAGTTCAATGCCCTCCTGCTCCTCCAGCTCCTGGGCTGGGTGTTCATCCCTGTTTACATCCACTCTGGGGTCTACACAATGCCTGAGTACCTGGCCAAGCGCTTTGGCGGCCGACGGCTCAAGGTCTACTTCGCtgctctgtctctgctgctctACATCTTCACCAAGCTCTCTGTGGACCTGTACTCCGGAGCGCTCTTCATCCAGGAGTCACTGGGCTGGAACCTCTATCTgtccatcatcctcctcatcaccgTGACCGCGCTGCTGACCGTCACAGGGGGCCTGGTTGCGGTCATCTACACCGACACCCTCCAGGCGTTCCTGATGATTGGTGGCGCGCTATGCCTAACCGCCATTAGCCTGGTAAAAGTGGGTGGCCTGGAAGGGGTGCGGACCAAGTACATGGAAGCCAGACCGAACATCACAGCGATATTAGCATCCTCCAACTTCACCTACATCCCCTCCTGCCACGTGGAGCCCAAGCCCGACTCCCTGCGCATCCTAAGGGGCCCGCTGGACAAGGACCTCCCCTGGCCGGGCTTCCTCCTGGGCCAGACCCCGGCCTCCATCTGGTACTGGTGTGCCGACCAGGTCATTGTCCAGCGGGTGCTAGCCGCACGGAGCATCTCCCACGCTAAAGGCTCCACACTGATGGCCGGCTTCCTCAAGATCCTGCCCATGTTCATCATCGTCATTCCCGGGATGATCTCCCGCATCCTGTTTGCAGATGAGCTGGCGTGTATCAGCCCAGAACACTGCATGGAGGTGTGTGGATCCAGGGCTGGGTGTTCTAACGTAGCCTACCCCCGCCTGGTGATGTCCATCATGCCGGTGGGTCTGCGTGGCCTGATGATGGCGGTGATGATCGCAGCGCTCATGAGTGACCTGGACTCCATCTTCAACTCCGCCAGCACCATCTTCACCTTGGACATTTACAAAATGGCGCGGGAGAGGGCGTCGTCGAGGGAGCTGATGGTGGTGGGGCGTGTGTTCGTGGTGTTCATGGTGGTTATCAGCATCGCCTGGGTTCCTGTCATCATCGAGATGCAGGGAGGCCAGATGTTCTACTACATCCAGGAAGTGTCTGACTACCTGACCCCGCCCATCGCTGCCCTATTTCTGCTGGGCGTCCTATGGCGGCGCTGCAACGAGACTGGTGCATTCTGGGGTGGCATAGTGGGGTTCGCGTTGGGCGCCACGAGGCTGATGCTTGCGTTCGTCTACAGAGAGCCCCACTGCGACGAGCCGGACGAGCGGCCGTCTTTTGTCAAGGACGTCCATTTCATGTACGTGGCAGCCGGGCTGTTCTGGATCACAGTACTGGTGGCTGTGGTGGTTAGCCTCTGCACCCCTCCACCGAGCATAGAGCAGGTCCGCACCACTACCTTCTGGGGGCTACGCCAAAGAAACACAACCCTAAAcatagagagagatgaggaggagatgagcAAGCTGAACCCCCAAACTAAGACCCATGTCAATGGGAACGGCTGCATGGACAACGAGACGCCCAAAGACCTCCATAATGGTGTCAATGGGGTGGAGGCTTTATCCTATATGGAGTCTCCATCTAATCTCCAAAATGGCGGGCACCCGACCTTTTCAAGCACCGGAATGGCGGTAGACCAAGAAAAGCCTTGGGTGGTCTGCTgtggaggggagaaggggaggtgTGTGAGGGTTCTAGAGTGGTTCTGTGGGTTTAAGGAGGAGCAGGCTAAGACCCGGCCCAGATCAGCCGAGGAGGAAGAGAGGCTTTTGCAGGAGATGCTCCAGGAGACCCCCAGAACCAGACTCATCCTCAACATGGGCCTGGTGCTGGTCTGCTCTGTGGGGGTGTTCCTCTTCATCTACTTCTCTCTGTAG